One window of the Lathamus discolor isolate bLatDis1 chromosome W, bLatDis1.hap1, whole genome shotgun sequence genome contains the following:
- the LOC136004285 gene encoding uncharacterized protein LOC136004285 isoform X1, producing MAGWCRLRIMNYGLIAKPLYEAQKSHAFVWDKPQKEAFKRLKEALTKSPALGLPDLTKDFQLFVHERQRLALGVLTQKIGSWKRPVGYFSKQLDPVSAGWPSCLRAVAATIVLIQEARKLTLGKHIEVFVPHMVTTVLEQKGGYWLSPSRMMKYQAILTEQDDVSLKTTNLLNPAAFLGTDLEEGTLEHNCIEVIEHTYATRTDLKDVPLEQPDWELFTDGSSFVENRTRYAGYAMTTQQKVIEAKALPPGTSAQRAELTALTRALELSDGKKVNVWTDSKYVFGVGHIHGALWKERGLLSLQRTNIKYQEEILKLIIAVQKPKQVAIMHCKAHQGGTSKISEGNTLADRTARQVAQKVWNMMALIPLKVSPLHTYLSQDPKYSKVDEKLAELLKTQKNSEGWYTTTTGQVIVPPAIMRKILQTEHQKCHWGAEALVTYLKRGIISTQMLIMAKAVGSKCEICLKNNPIVKRQVEMGRIRDIMEFTYPLEALI from the coding sequence ATGGCAGGATGGTGCAGGTTGCGGATAATGAATTACGGACTCATTGCTAAACCCCTGTATGAAGCTcaaaaatcacatgcttttgtttgggacaaaccacagaaagaggcCTTTAAAAGACTGAAGGAGGCGTTAACAAAATCACCAGCATTGGGACTCCCAGATTTGACAAAggactttcagttatttgtccATGAGAGGCAGAGATTGGCGTTGGGAGTATTAACCCAGAAaattggaagctggaaaagaccagtagGATATTTTTCGAAACAACTGGATCCGGTAAGTGCAGGATGGCCTTCATGTTTAAGAGCGGTAGCGGCAACTATTGTTCTAATACAGGAGGCCAGAAAACTGACTCTGGGAAAACATATTGAAGTGTTTGTACCACATATGGTAACAACTGTCTTAGAACAAAAAGGGGGGTATTGGTTATCCCCTAGCCGAATGATGAAATATCAAGCAATCTTAACAGAACAAGATGATGTAAGTCTAAAGACTACTAATTTGTTAaatccagcagcttttctaggaactgaCCTAGAGGAAGGAACTCTTGAACATAACTGTATAGAGGTCATCGAGCATACATATGCAACCAGAACGGACTTAAAAGATGTACCTCTTGAGCAACCGGACTGGGAACTTTTCACagatggaagcagctttgtggagaacagGACACGGTATGCAGGATATGCTATGACAACGCAACAAAAGGTAATTGAAGCAAAAGCATTGCCTCCTGGAACATCAGCTCAACGGGCAGAGCTGACAGCTCTTACAAGAGCGTTGGAACTGAGCGACGGTAAAAAGGTAAATGTATGGACTGATTCAAAATACGTGTTTGGTGTAGGACATATACATGGAGCATTATGGAAGGAACGAGGACTGTTGTCTTTACAAAGgactaatataaaatatcaagaagaaattttgaaactgataattgctgtacaaaaacccaaacaggtaGCCATTATGCATTGTAAAGCACACCAAGGAGGAACTTCGAAGATATCCGAAGGAAATACACTGGCAGATCGGACAGCTCGACAAGTTGCCCAAAAGGTATGGAACATGATGGCCCTGATACCTCTCAAGGTAAGCCCACTCCATACCTATCTTTCACAAGACCCAAAATATTCAAAAGTAGATGAAAAGTTGGCAGAACTTTTAAAGactcaaaagaattctgaagggtggtataCAACAACAACTGGACAGGTAATAGTACCACCAGCAATAATGCgaaaaatcctacaaactgaACATCAAAAATGTCACTGGGGTGCGGAAGCATTGGTAACTTATTTAAAAcgaggaataatttccacacagatgctAATTATGGCAAAAGCAGTGGggtcaaaatgtgaaatttgtttgaaaaataatccaatAGTAAAAAGGCAAGTTGAGATGGGAAGAATTAGGGATATCATGGAATTTACATACCCTCTGGAGGCCCTAATctag
- the LOC136004285 gene encoding uncharacterized protein LOC136004285 isoform X2, giving the protein MAGWCRLRIMNYGLIAKPLYEAQKSHAFVWDKPQKEAFKRLKEALTKSPALGLPDLTKDFQLFVHERQRLALGVLTQKIGSWKRPVGYFSKQLDPVSAGWPSCLRAVAATIVLIQEARKLTLGKHIEVFVPHMVTTVLEQKGGYWLSPSRMMKYQAILTEQDDVSLKTTNLLNPAAFLGTDLEEGTLEHNCIEVIEHTYATRTDLKDVPLEQPDWELFTDGSSFVENRTRYAGYAMTTQQKVAIMHCKAHQGGTSKISEGNTLADRTARQVAQKVWNMMALIPLKVSPLHTYLSQDPKYSKVDEKLAELLKTQKNSEGWYTTTTGQVIVPPAIMRKILQTEHQKCHWGAEALVTYLKRGIISTQMLIMAKAVGSKCEICLKNNPIVKRQVEMGRIRDIMEFTYPLEALI; this is encoded by the exons ATGGCAGGATGGTGCAGGTTGCGGATAATGAATTACGGACTCATTGCTAAACCCCTGTATGAAGCTcaaaaatcacatgcttttgtttgggacaaaccacagaaagaggcCTTTAAAAGACTGAAGGAGGCGTTAACAAAATCACCAGCATTGGGACTCCCAGATTTGACAAAggactttcagttatttgtccATGAGAGGCAGAGATTGGCGTTGGGAGTATTAACCCAGAAaattggaagctggaaaagaccagtagGATATTTTTCGAAACAACTGGATCCGGTAAGTGCAGGATGGCCTTCATGTTTAAGAGCGGTAGCGGCAACTATTGTTCTAATACAGGAGGCCAGAAAACTGACTCTGGGAAAACATATTGAAGTGTTTGTACCACATATGGTAACAACTGTCTTAGAACAAAAAGGGGGGTATTGGTTATCCCCTAGCCGAATGATGAAATATCAAGCAATCTTAACAGAACAAGATGATGTAAGTCTAAAGACTACTAATTTGTTAaatccagcagcttttctaggaactgaCCTAGAGGAAGGAACTCTTGAACATAACTGTATAGAGGTCATCGAGCATACATATGCAACCAGAACGGACTTAAAAGATGTACCTCTTGAGCAACCGGACTGGGAACTTTTCACagatggaagcagctttgtggagaacagGACACGGTATGCAGGATATGCTATGACAACGCAACAAAAG gtaGCCATTATGCATTGTAAAGCACACCAAGGAGGAACTTCGAAGATATCCGAAGGAAATACACTGGCAGATCGGACAGCTCGACAAGTTGCCCAAAAGGTATGGAACATGATGGCCCTGATACCTCTCAAGGTAAGCCCACTCCATACCTATCTTTCACAAGACCCAAAATATTCAAAAGTAGATGAAAAGTTGGCAGAACTTTTAAAGactcaaaagaattctgaagggtggtataCAACAACAACTGGACAGGTAATAGTACCACCAGCAATAATGCgaaaaatcctacaaactgaACATCAAAAATGTCACTGGGGTGCGGAAGCATTGGTAACTTATTTAAAAcgaggaataatttccacacagatgctAATTATGGCAAAAGCAGTGGggtcaaaatgtgaaatttgtttgaaaaataatccaatAGTAAAAAGGCAAGTTGAGATGGGAAGAATTAGGGATATCATGGAATTTACATACCCTCTGGAGGCCCTAATctag